In Patagioenas fasciata isolate bPatFas1 chromosome 2, bPatFas1.hap1, whole genome shotgun sequence, a single window of DNA contains:
- the LOC136098280 gene encoding C-C chemokine receptor type 8-like, translated as MNPTSQFLATTEYDYGYEENTAPCNEGNQFRRFKSLFLPILYCLVFVFCLLGNSLVLWVLLTRKRLTTMTDICLLNLAASDLLFVVPLPFQGHYASDQWVFGNAMCKIMAGIYYVGFYSGIFFITFMSVDRYIAIVHAVYAMRIRTASCGVIISLILWLVAVLASVPNIMFNQQLEIEQSVQCVSTYPPGDNTWKVASQFAANILGLLIPLSILIYCYSQILKNLQKCKNRNKIKAIKMIFIIVIVFFLFWTPFNIALFLDSLQSLHIINDCKASYQIALALQLTETISFIHCCLNPVIYAFAGVTFKAHLKGLLQPCVCVLSSADRGAGAGQSSSAHTQLSGCSDSTAFL; from the coding sequence ATGAATCCCACAAGCCAGTTCCTTGCCACAACAGAATATGACTATGGATATGAGGAAAACACTGCTCCATGCAATGAAGGCAACCAGTTTCGCAGATTTAAATCTCTCTTTTTGCCGATTCTTTACTGCCTTGTATTTGTCTTCTGCCTTCTGGgaaactccttggtcctttgggttCTTCTGACCAGGAAAAGGCTGACAACAATGACTGACATCTGCCTGCTGAACCTCGCAGCATCCGATCTCCTCTTCGTGGTGCCTCTCCCTTTCCAAGGCCACTATGCGTCAGACCAGTGGGTTTTTGGCAACGCTATGTGCAAGATAATGGCTGGCATTTATTACGTAGGTTTTTATAGTGGCATTTTCTTCATAACCTTCATGAGCGTAGACAGGTATATAGCAATTGTCCATGCTGTCTATGCCATGAGGATTCGGACAGCCTCTTGTGGCGTAATTATTAGTTTAATCCTGTGGCTGGTGGCTGTCTTGGCTTCTGTACCCAACATCATGTTCAACCAACAGCTGGAAATTGAGCAGTCTGTGCAGTGTGTCTCCACATACCCACCAGGTGACAATACCTGGAAGGTTGCTTCTCAGTTTGCAGCCAATATCTTAGGCCTCTTGATTCCCCTTAGCATCCTTATTTACTGCTACTCCCAGATACTGAAAAATCTGCAAAAATGCAAAAATCGGAACAAGATCAAGGCAATCAAGATGATTTTCATCATCGTCAttgtcttcttcctcttctggACTCCCTTCAACATCGCACTGTTCCTAGACTCCCTGCAGAGCCTGCACATCATCAATGACTGCAAGGCGAGCTACCAGATAGCCCTGGCCCTGCAGCTGACGGAAACAATCTCCTTCATCCACTGCTGCCTGAACCCCGTGATCTACGCCTTTGCTGGAGTGACGTTCAAGGCCCATCTTAAAGGACTACTTCAGccctgtgtctgtgtcctctCCAGCGCAGACAGAGGCGCTGGAGCTGGTCAGTCATCTTCAGCACACACCCAGCTCTCTGGCTGCTCTGACAGCACAGCATTCCTGTGA